From the genome of Gemmatimonadaceae bacterium, one region includes:
- a CDS encoding metallophosphoesterase codes for MLLAVIPLFGVACPPEIKTPPAAGASAAEIALAGAAVMIGAGDIAVCGSVGDEATAVLVDSVLKADSAANVPNAVFTVGDNAYPSGARGYDDFFVRCFTPSWGNRARSIMKWIHPTPGNHDFEMRSGTGYYRYFGERAGPAGKGYYSYDLGEWHVIALNSELTVGSVADAGQEEWLRKDLKDHAKPCTMAYFHKPLFSSGSHGDSPQMHGLWTILYEAGVDLVVNGHEHHYERFYPQTPAGVPDTVRGITQIIVGTGGADLRGVRSVLSPSSAVQIQGHFGVLKLTLGDGEYRHAFLDTEGRIWDPGGRICH; via the coding sequence ATGCTGCTCGCCGTGATTCCGTTATTCGGCGTCGCCTGTCCTCCAGAGATCAAGACGCCGCCAGCGGCCGGCGCTTCTGCTGCTGAGATCGCTCTCGCCGGCGCTGCGGTGATGATCGGCGCCGGCGATATTGCGGTCTGCGGGAGCGTCGGAGATGAAGCAACAGCAGTGCTTGTCGACAGCGTGCTCAAGGCCGACAGCGCCGCGAACGTACCGAACGCGGTCTTTACCGTCGGCGACAATGCGTATCCGTCCGGCGCGAGAGGGTACGACGATTTCTTCGTGCGGTGCTTCACGCCGTCGTGGGGGAATAGAGCGAGATCCATCATGAAATGGATTCATCCAACGCCGGGCAATCACGATTTCGAGATGCGGAGCGGCACGGGATACTACAGGTACTTTGGCGAACGAGCCGGCCCGGCAGGTAAGGGGTATTACAGCTATGACCTCGGGGAATGGCATGTGATCGCGTTGAACAGCGAGCTGACAGTTGGCTCAGTCGCCGATGCGGGACAGGAAGAGTGGCTCCGCAAAGACCTCAAGGATCACGCGAAGCCATGTACGATGGCGTATTTTCATAAGCCCCTTTTCAGCTCGGGAAGCCACGGAGACAGTCCACAAATGCACGGGCTGTGGACGATTCTGTATGAGGCGGGAGTCGATCTCGTGGTGAACGGTCATGAGCATCACTACGAGCGCTTCTATCCGCAGACTCCGGCGGGCGTCCCCGATACCGTAAGGGGCATCACGCAGATAATCGTGGGGACCGGCGGGGCGGACCTTCGAGGAGTACGCAGTGTGCTGTCGCCAAGCTCGGCTGTGCAGATTCAAGGCCATTTTGGGGTTCTGAAACTCACGCTTGGCGACGGGGAATACCGTCATGCTTTTCTGGACACGGAGGGGCGAATCTGGGATCCGGGCGGCCGGATATGTCACTAG